In the Aromatoleum bremense genome, one interval contains:
- a CDS encoding RodZ domain-containing protein, translating into MNDVHREEGATPVEPAAAASVGEILRRAREARGETLGDVAYALKLTSRQIEAMEAERFDLLPGPAFVRGFLRNYARYLGIDPAALLAGLAKNAAAMPVELAPVSNAEGVMPSGRAARSARLPAALVAGGLLAVVVAGWFFDWFQMPDADTTTVELTPSEGGATPLPPVPLEPPSPAAESAVAPQVSSPAALAADGVAADDVPPQAPAAAASPGVAPASIPGGSAATTVPAELPGVEHLVFRFAGESWVEVRDATGAIIFSGINAAGSTRTIQGKPPFGLVVGNAHKVTTEFRGQPLDLVPHIRVGVAKLTVK; encoded by the coding sequence GTGAACGACGTTCATCGTGAAGAGGGCGCGACCCCGGTCGAACCGGCTGCTGCAGCTTCTGTCGGAGAGATCCTGCGCCGCGCACGCGAAGCCCGCGGCGAGACCCTCGGCGACGTCGCGTACGCATTGAAACTGACCTCCAGGCAGATCGAGGCGATGGAAGCCGAGCGCTTCGATCTGCTGCCCGGACCGGCGTTTGTTCGCGGCTTCCTGCGCAATTACGCGCGGTACCTCGGGATCGACCCGGCCGCGCTGCTCGCCGGCCTCGCAAAAAACGCCGCTGCGATGCCGGTCGAACTCGCCCCGGTGTCGAATGCCGAGGGCGTGATGCCGAGCGGCAGGGCGGCGCGTTCCGCCCGTCTGCCGGCGGCGCTGGTTGCCGGCGGCTTGCTGGCCGTGGTCGTCGCGGGGTGGTTTTTCGACTGGTTCCAGATGCCGGACGCCGATACCACAACGGTCGAATTGACGCCGTCCGAAGGGGGGGCGACGCCGCTGCCGCCGGTGCCGCTCGAACCTCCGTCCCCGGCGGCCGAGTCCGCCGTGGCGCCGCAAGTGTCTTCGCCGGCTGCGCTGGCGGCGGATGGCGTGGCGGCGGACGATGTACCACCGCAAGCGCCTGCCGCAGCGGCCTCGCCGGGAGTCGCCCCCGCCTCCATTCCGGGAGGCAGTGCGGCCACGACAGTTCCTGCTGAACTGCCGGGCGTGGAGCACCTCGTGTTCCGTTTCGCCGGTGAATCGTGGGTGGAGGTGCGTGACGCGACGGGCGCGATCATTTTTTCCGGCATCAATGCGGCGGGCAGCACGCGTACGATCCAGGGCAAGCCGCCGTTCGGACTCGTCGTCGGCAACGCGCACAAGGTCACGACGGAATTTCGCGGACAGCCGCTGGACCTTGTTCCCCATATTCGCGTCGGCGTCGCAAAGCTGACCGTGAAGTGA
- the pilW gene encoding type IV pilus biogenesis/stability protein PilW, which produces MRWFAAPLLLCAVVLGLAACAAPSGAGRPLAERPVSEVPVTNAATASAKVHVDLGMAYLQVGRYAVALDEARAALASDSAYSPAYHLMGLVYMFIDDRNAARDNFLRALQSAPNDPEFNNSYGWFLCVSGQEAEGLERLARAARNPYYRTPSRPYTNAGLCHLRRGNEAAAEAEFQRAIELDASNAQALYHLAAIAYRGGAYELARNHLVQLHQQSEPTAESVWLGVRTEHRLGNREAESSYAAQLRGRFADSVEHRAMNQGNYE; this is translated from the coding sequence ATGCGCTGGTTCGCGGCGCCGCTGCTCCTCTGCGCTGTCGTGCTCGGGCTGGCTGCGTGCGCGGCGCCATCGGGCGCCGGACGCCCGCTGGCGGAGCGGCCGGTCTCTGAAGTGCCGGTGACGAATGCCGCGACGGCGAGCGCCAAGGTCCACGTGGATCTCGGCATGGCGTATCTTCAGGTCGGGCGCTACGCGGTCGCGCTCGACGAGGCGCGGGCGGCTCTCGCGAGCGATTCTGCGTACTCGCCGGCGTATCACCTGATGGGTCTCGTCTATATGTTCATCGACGACCGGAACGCGGCGCGCGACAATTTCCTGCGCGCGCTGCAGAGCGCGCCGAACGACCCCGAGTTCAACAACAGCTACGGCTGGTTCCTGTGCGTGTCGGGGCAGGAAGCGGAAGGGCTCGAACGGCTCGCGCGCGCCGCGCGCAACCCGTATTACCGCACGCCCTCGCGGCCTTACACGAACGCGGGCCTGTGCCACCTGCGGCGCGGCAACGAGGCCGCGGCCGAGGCCGAGTTCCAGCGCGCCATAGAGCTCGACGCATCCAACGCGCAGGCGCTCTACCACCTTGCCGCGATCGCCTACCGCGGTGGCGCCTACGAGCTTGCGCGGAACCATCTCGTGCAGTTGCACCAGCAAAGCGAGCCGACGGCGGAGTCCGTATGGCTCGGTGTGCGCACCGAGCACAGGCTCGGCAACCGCGAGGCCGAGTCGAGCTACGCGGCGCAACTGCGCGGCCGTTTTGCCGACAGCGTGGAACATCGGGCAATGAATCAGGGAAATTACGAGTGA
- the ndk gene encoding nucleoside-diphosphate kinase, with translation MAIERTLSIIKPDAVAKNVIGKIYQRFEDAGLKIIASKMVHLSEREAGQFYAVHKERPFFKDLVSFMISGPVMIQVLEGESAIAKNRDLMGATDPKKADAGTIRADFAESIDANAVHGSDAPETAAVEIAFFFPGMNVYTR, from the coding sequence ATGGCAATTGAACGTACCCTGTCCATCATCAAGCCCGACGCCGTCGCGAAGAACGTGATCGGCAAGATCTACCAGCGCTTCGAAGATGCAGGCCTGAAGATCATCGCGTCGAAGATGGTGCATCTGTCCGAGCGCGAAGCCGGCCAGTTTTACGCCGTGCACAAGGAGCGCCCGTTCTTCAAGGATCTGGTGTCCTTCATGATTTCCGGCCCGGTGATGATCCAGGTGCTCGAAGGCGAGAGCGCGATTGCGAAGAACCGCGACCTGATGGGCGCCACCGATCCGAAAAAAGCCGATGCCGGCACGATTCGTGCGGATTTTGCGGAATCCATCGACGCAAACGCGGTCCATGGTTCCGATGCGCCGGAAACGGCCGCCGTCGAGATTGCCTTCTTCTTTCCCGGCATGAACGTGTACACCCGCTGA
- the der gene encoding ribosome biogenesis GTPase Der yields the protein MKPTIVLVGRPNVGKSTLFNRLTKTRDALVADQPGLTRDRHYGIGRVGDRDYLVVDTAGFDPVAKDGIMHEMARQAEQAIAEADALLFMVDGRSGLTPHDEQIAARLRRAGRPVYLVVNKSEGMERTMVAAEFHALGLGDPLPVSASHGEGVKQLLDLVLGAFPPDVEPEEDEGRTPRIAIVGRPNVGKSTFVNSLLGEERVIAFDMPGTTRDAIAIPFERDGRRYTLIDTAGLRRRGKVFEAVEKFSVIKTLQAIEQANVVVLVLDASQDISDQDAHIAGFILEAGRALVVAVNKWDDVDDYRRELIKQDLARKLNFLSFARFHYISALKGAGVAAVMKSVDAAYAAAMINLSTPRLTRTMQAALAKQAPPRHGVFRPKMRYAHQGGNNPPVVVIHGAALDHVPTSYVRYLERTFMEAFKLQGTPLRIQFRTAHNPFIGKE from the coding sequence TTGAAACCCACAATAGTTCTGGTTGGCCGGCCCAATGTCGGCAAGTCCACGCTGTTCAACCGGCTGACGAAAACCCGTGACGCACTCGTGGCCGACCAGCCCGGGTTGACGCGCGACCGCCACTACGGCATCGGCCGCGTCGGCGACCGCGATTATCTGGTCGTCGACACGGCCGGTTTCGATCCCGTGGCCAAGGACGGCATCATGCACGAGATGGCGCGGCAGGCCGAGCAGGCGATTGCCGAGGCCGACGCGCTGCTGTTCATGGTCGACGGCCGCAGCGGCCTCACGCCTCATGACGAGCAGATCGCCGCACGCCTGCGCCGCGCCGGGCGCCCGGTCTATCTCGTCGTCAACAAGTCGGAAGGCATGGAGCGGACGATGGTCGCGGCCGAATTCCATGCGCTCGGGCTCGGCGACCCGCTGCCGGTTTCCGCCTCCCATGGCGAGGGCGTGAAACAGCTCCTCGACCTCGTGCTCGGCGCCTTTCCGCCCGATGTCGAGCCCGAAGAGGACGAGGGGCGCACGCCGCGGATCGCGATCGTCGGCCGTCCGAACGTCGGCAAGTCGACCTTCGTCAACAGCCTGCTCGGCGAGGAGCGCGTCATCGCGTTCGACATGCCGGGCACGACACGCGATGCGATCGCGATCCCGTTCGAACGGGACGGGCGCCGCTATACGCTGATCGATACCGCCGGCCTGCGCCGGCGCGGCAAAGTCTTCGAGGCGGTCGAGAAGTTCTCGGTGATCAAGACGCTGCAGGCGATCGAGCAGGCGAACGTGGTCGTCCTGGTGCTCGACGCATCGCAGGACATTTCCGACCAGGACGCGCATATCGCGGGATTCATCCTCGAGGCGGGCCGCGCGCTGGTCGTCGCGGTCAATAAATGGGACGACGTCGACGACTACCGCCGCGAGCTCATCAAGCAGGATCTCGCCCGCAAGCTCAATTTCCTCTCGTTCGCACGCTTTCACTACATTTCGGCGCTGAAGGGGGCGGGCGTTGCCGCAGTCATGAAGTCGGTCGACGCGGCCTATGCCGCAGCGATGATCAACCTGTCGACCCCGCGCCTCACACGCACGATGCAGGCTGCGCTCGCGAAACAGGCACCACCGCGCCACGGTGTTTTCCGGCCGAAGATGCGCTATGCGCACCAGGGCGGCAACAATCCTCCAGTCGTCGTCATTCACGGCGCGGCACTCGATCATGTGCCGACCTCGTACGTGCGCTATCTCGAACGGACCTTCATGGAGGCGTTCAAGCTGCAGGGGACGCCGTTGCGGATACAATTCCGTACTGCGCACAATCCGTTTATAGGAAAAGAATAG
- the ispG gene encoding flavodoxin-dependent (E)-4-hydroxy-3-methylbut-2-enyl-diphosphate synthase, producing MATNSSSGVLARHKTRQVRVGRVSIGSDAPVVVQSMTNTDTVDVLGTAMQVAELARAGSELVRITVNNEAAAKAVPHIRDRLLALNVDVPLVGDFHYNGHKLLAEHPACAEALAKLRINPGNVGAGAKRDPQFAAIVDIACRYDKPVRIGVNWGSLDPSVLARVMDQNARLAQPRDANAVMREALVVSALESAAKAEEYGLGGDRIILSAKVSSVQDLIAVYRDLAARCDYPLHLGLTEAGMGSKGIVASTAALAVLLQEGIGDTIRISLTPEPNGSRTQEVVVAQEILQTMGLRAFTPMVIACPGCGRTTSTFFQELASGIQSYVRDQMPVWREQYDGVENMTVAVMGCVVNGPGESKHANIGISLPGTGETPAAPVFVDGEKTVTLRGDNIGTEFKAIVDDYVATRYVKKAG from the coding sequence ATGGCAACGAATTCTTCTTCGGGAGTACTCGCCCGTCACAAGACGCGGCAGGTCAGGGTGGGGCGGGTCAGCATCGGTTCCGACGCACCGGTGGTCGTGCAGTCGATGACGAACACCGACACCGTCGACGTGCTCGGGACCGCGATGCAGGTCGCCGAGCTCGCCCGCGCCGGCTCCGAGCTCGTGCGCATCACCGTCAACAACGAGGCGGCCGCGAAGGCCGTGCCGCATATCCGCGACCGCCTGCTGGCGCTCAATGTGGACGTGCCGCTCGTCGGCGACTTCCACTACAACGGCCACAAGCTGCTCGCCGAGCATCCGGCCTGCGCCGAGGCGCTGGCGAAGCTGCGGATCAATCCGGGCAACGTCGGCGCGGGCGCGAAACGCGACCCGCAGTTCGCGGCGATCGTCGACATCGCGTGCCGCTACGATAAGCCGGTGCGCATCGGCGTGAACTGGGGAAGCCTCGATCCGTCGGTGCTGGCCCGCGTCATGGACCAGAACGCCAGGCTCGCACAGCCGCGCGACGCGAACGCGGTGATGCGCGAAGCCCTCGTCGTGTCGGCGCTGGAATCGGCGGCGAAGGCCGAAGAATATGGGCTCGGGGGCGACCGCATCATCCTGTCGGCGAAAGTGTCGAGCGTGCAGGACCTGATCGCGGTGTATCGCGATCTGGCGGCGCGCTGCGACTATCCGCTGCACCTCGGGCTGACCGAGGCGGGAATGGGCTCGAAAGGCATCGTCGCCTCGACCGCGGCGCTCGCGGTACTGCTGCAGGAAGGCATCGGTGACACGATCCGCATCTCGCTGACGCCGGAACCGAACGGCAGCCGCACGCAGGAAGTCGTCGTCGCGCAGGAGATCCTGCAGACGATGGGCCTGCGCGCATTCACGCCGATGGTGATCGCCTGCCCGGGGTGCGGGCGTACGACCAGCACCTTCTTCCAGGAACTGGCGTCGGGCATCCAGTCCTATGTGCGGGACCAGATGCCGGTGTGGCGCGAGCAGTACGACGGCGTCGAGAACATGACCGTCGCGGTGATGGGCTGCGTCGTGAATGGGCCGGGCGAGAGCAAGCACGCCAACATCGGCATCTCGCTGCCCGGCACCGGCGAAACTCCCGCGGCACCGGTGTTCGTCGATGGCGAGAAAACCGTCACGCTGCGTGGCGACAATATCGGCACCGAATTCAAGGCCATCGTCGACGACTACGTGGCCACCCGATACGTGAAAAAGGCGGGCTGA
- the sucD gene encoding succinate--CoA ligase subunit alpha: MSILINKDTKVITQGITGKTGMFHTSKCREYANGANCFVAGVNPKKAGEDFEGVPIYATVKEAKEAQGATVSVIYVPPAGAAAAIWEAVEADLDLAICITEGIPVRDMLEVRNRMKAKVAAGGKETLLLGPNCPGLITPDEIKIGIMPGHIHRKGRIGVVSRSGTLTYEAVAQLTEIGLGQSSAVGIGGDPINGLKHIDVMRMFNDDPDTDAVIMIGEIGGPDEAEAAQWCKANMKKPIVGFIAGVTAPAGKRMGHAGALISGGADTADAKLAIMEECGFTVTRNPSEMAKLLKAML, encoded by the coding sequence ATGTCGATTCTCATCAATAAAGACACCAAGGTCATCACCCAGGGCATCACCGGCAAGACCGGGATGTTCCACACCTCGAAGTGCCGCGAATACGCGAACGGTGCGAACTGCTTCGTCGCCGGTGTCAACCCGAAGAAGGCCGGCGAGGATTTCGAAGGCGTGCCGATCTACGCCACTGTCAAGGAAGCGAAGGAAGCTCAGGGCGCGACCGTCTCCGTGATCTACGTGCCGCCGGCCGGCGCCGCCGCGGCGATCTGGGAAGCGGTCGAAGCGGATCTGGACCTCGCGATCTGCATCACCGAAGGCATCCCGGTTCGTGACATGCTGGAAGTGCGCAACAGGATGAAGGCCAAGGTTGCGGCCGGCGGCAAGGAAACGCTGCTCCTCGGGCCGAACTGCCCGGGCCTGATCACGCCGGACGAGATCAAGATCGGCATTATGCCCGGTCACATCCACCGCAAGGGCCGCATCGGTGTCGTGTCGCGCTCGGGCACGCTGACCTACGAGGCGGTCGCACAGCTGACCGAGATCGGTCTGGGCCAGTCGTCAGCAGTCGGCATCGGCGGGGACCCGATCAACGGTCTGAAGCACATCGACGTGATGCGCATGTTCAACGACGATCCGGACACCGACGCGGTGATCATGATCGGCGAGATCGGCGGGCCGGACGAGGCGGAAGCGGCGCAGTGGTGCAAGGCCAACATGAAGAAGCCGATCGTCGGCTTCATCGCCGGCGTCACCGCGCCGGCCGGCAAGCGTATGGGCCACGCCGGTGCGCTGATCTCGGGTGGCGCGGATACTGCCGACGCCAAGCTCGCGATCATGGAAGAATGCGGCTTCACGGTGACCCGCAATCCGTCCGAGATGGCCAAGCTGCTGAAGGCGATGCTGTAA
- a CDS encoding tetratricopeptide repeat protein, with amino-acid sequence MAVYDLEEQEQISELKAWWAQYGKFVTTLAVAAALASVGWQGFGWYQNKQASEAGALYFVVQQAAERGDAQKAREAAGQIIEKFSGTAYAEMAALLSAGVQFSAGEGKNARAQLEWLVEHGSDPALRDIARLRLASVLLDEGAHADALARLQAEPDAALKGRFADLRGDVLAASGKPAEARSAYQGALDAIAQGGTEGGETLREVVRVKLQALEG; translated from the coding sequence ATGGCAGTCTATGACCTGGAAGAACAGGAGCAGATTTCCGAGCTGAAGGCCTGGTGGGCGCAGTACGGCAAGTTCGTGACGACGCTCGCGGTAGCGGCGGCGCTCGCGTCGGTCGGCTGGCAGGGCTTCGGGTGGTACCAGAACAAGCAGGCGAGCGAGGCCGGCGCGCTGTATTTTGTCGTGCAGCAGGCGGCCGAGCGAGGCGACGCGCAGAAGGCCCGCGAGGCCGCGGGGCAGATCATCGAAAAATTCTCCGGCACCGCCTATGCCGAAATGGCTGCGCTGCTGTCGGCCGGCGTGCAGTTCAGCGCCGGTGAGGGAAAGAACGCGCGCGCCCAACTCGAGTGGCTGGTGGAACACGGCAGCGATCCGGCACTGCGGGACATCGCGCGCCTGCGGCTCGCGAGCGTGTTGCTCGACGAAGGCGCCCATGCCGATGCGCTCGCCCGGCTGCAAGCCGAGCCGGATGCGGCACTGAAGGGGCGTTTCGCCGATCTGCGCGGCGACGTGCTGGCGGCGAGCGGCAAGCCTGCCGAGGCCCGCAGCGCGTACCAGGGTGCGCTGGACGCGATTGCGCAGGGCGGCACCGAAGGCGGCGAGACGCTGCGTGAAGTGGTCCGCGTGAAGCTTCAGGCACTGGAGGGCTGA
- the hisS gene encoding histidine--tRNA ligase, producing the protein MIQALQAVRGMNDILPDEAEAWEHFEDIVRDWLRSYGYRPIRMPIVEPTPLFKRAIGEVTDIVEKEMYSFEDALNGEQLTLRPEGTASCVRAAIQHKMLSAGAQRLYYHGPMFRHERPQKGRYRQFHQIGVEALGFDGPDIDAEHILMCARLWDDLGLEDVRLELNSLGSSDERARHRAELVTYLEGHRERLDDDGKRRLHTNPLRILDTKNPELQDLVDNAPKLLDFLGEDSLKHFNGVQVLLKDAGVPYRINHRLVRGLDYYNRTVFEWVTTRLGAQGTVCAGGRYDGLVEQLGGRPAPAAGFAMGIERLLALWRESGGEAEPAQPDVYVVHLGEQAQRLAFRAAEALRSHGFAVLTHCGGGSFKSQMKKADASGAPVAVVIGDDEAATGEVGLKPLRGPGGQQRVALNGLANAVAECLFTENEEEDGSL; encoded by the coding sequence ATGATTCAGGCCTTGCAGGCCGTACGCGGGATGAACGACATCCTGCCCGACGAGGCCGAAGCCTGGGAGCATTTCGAGGACATCGTCCGGGACTGGCTGCGCAGCTACGGCTACCGGCCGATCCGCATGCCGATCGTCGAGCCGACGCCGCTGTTCAAGCGCGCGATCGGCGAAGTCACCGACATCGTCGAGAAGGAGATGTACTCCTTCGAGGACGCGCTCAACGGCGAACAGCTGACGCTGCGCCCCGAAGGCACGGCATCCTGCGTGCGCGCCGCGATCCAGCACAAGATGCTGTCCGCCGGCGCGCAACGCCTCTACTACCACGGCCCGATGTTCCGCCACGAGCGGCCGCAGAAAGGGCGCTACCGCCAGTTTCACCAGATCGGTGTCGAGGCGCTGGGCTTCGACGGACCCGACATCGACGCTGAACACATCCTGATGTGCGCGCGCCTGTGGGACGACCTCGGGCTCGAGGACGTCAGACTCGAGCTGAACTCATTGGGCTCGTCGGACGAGAGGGCGCGCCACCGGGCGGAACTCGTCACGTACCTCGAGGGGCATCGCGAGCGCCTCGACGACGATGGCAAGCGACGCCTGCACACGAATCCGCTGCGCATCCTCGACACCAAGAACCCCGAACTGCAGGACCTCGTCGATAACGCGCCCAAGCTGCTCGATTTCCTCGGCGAGGACTCGCTGAAGCACTTCAATGGCGTACAGGTGCTGCTCAAGGACGCCGGCGTTCCATACCGCATCAACCACCGGCTCGTGCGCGGCCTCGACTATTACAACCGTACCGTGTTCGAGTGGGTCACGACGCGGCTCGGCGCGCAGGGCACGGTGTGCGCGGGCGGCCGCTACGACGGTCTCGTCGAACAGCTCGGCGGCCGTCCGGCGCCGGCGGCCGGTTTCGCGATGGGCATCGAGCGGCTCCTCGCGCTGTGGCGCGAAAGCGGCGGCGAGGCCGAACCGGCCCAGCCGGACGTGTACGTCGTCCATCTCGGCGAGCAGGCGCAGCGCCTCGCGTTTCGCGCCGCCGAGGCCCTGCGCAGCCACGGCTTCGCAGTGTTGACGCATTGCGGCGGCGGCAGCTTCAAGTCGCAGATGAAGAAAGCGGACGCAAGCGGGGCACCGGTCGCGGTCGTGATCGGTGACGACGAGGCGGCGACGGGCGAAGTCGGCCTCAAGCCGTTGCGCGGCCCCGGCGGCCAGCAGCGTGTCGCGCTCAACGGTCTCGCCAATGCGGTGGCCGAATGCCTGTTCACGGAAAATGAGGAAGAAGATGGCAGTCTATGA
- the bamB gene encoding outer membrane protein assembly factor BamB, with product MTRPLVTLLLVGALALSAGCSSLNPFASSTPKPAQLVAFKPSAELHTVWQAKIGSSGPYVFQPAVVGEEVYAAAHDGTVARYQDGKAVWTAKVGKRLSAGVGSDGRLAVVVTTGGEVVAYDAATGAPRWRVPAGVEVLAPPAVGEAVVVVRASDSRLIGLDARDGSRRWVFQRPTPPLALRSFAGMTIEGGVAIVGYPGGKLVAVNLANGGPMWELTVATPRGATELERVADVVGTPVLGRREVCAVAYQGRAACFDASNGNALWSREFSSSAGMDRDTRFVYITDDKDAVHALDAGSGASAWKQDALARRMVSRPLVAGNFVAVGDREGYVHLLDRESGAFAARARADDSAIVADPRRFGAQGFVIQTRDGNVRVFEVR from the coding sequence ATGACGCGTCCTCTGGTTACCCTGCTGCTTGTGGGCGCGCTCGCGCTTTCCGCCGGCTGCTCGTCACTGAATCCTTTTGCCTCGTCGACGCCCAAGCCGGCCCAACTCGTCGCCTTCAAGCCTTCGGCCGAGCTGCATACGGTGTGGCAGGCGAAGATCGGCTCGTCGGGACCGTACGTGTTCCAGCCGGCCGTCGTCGGCGAGGAGGTCTATGCGGCGGCGCATGACGGCACGGTCGCGCGCTACCAGGATGGAAAAGCCGTGTGGACGGCGAAGGTCGGCAAGCGCCTGTCCGCGGGAGTCGGCAGCGACGGCCGCCTGGCCGTCGTCGTGACGACCGGCGGCGAAGTGGTCGCGTACGACGCCGCCACCGGCGCGCCGCGCTGGCGAGTTCCGGCAGGCGTCGAGGTCCTCGCCCCGCCCGCGGTCGGCGAGGCGGTCGTGGTCGTGCGCGCGTCGGACAGCCGCCTGATCGGGCTCGACGCCCGGGATGGCAGTCGTCGCTGGGTGTTCCAGCGGCCGACGCCGCCGCTGGCGCTGCGCAGTTTCGCCGGCATGACGATCGAAGGCGGCGTGGCGATCGTCGGCTATCCGGGAGGCAAGCTGGTCGCGGTCAATCTCGCGAACGGCGGGCCGATGTGGGAGCTGACGGTGGCGACACCGCGCGGCGCAACCGAGCTCGAGCGGGTTGCCGACGTCGTCGGAACGCCGGTGCTCGGCCGGCGGGAAGTGTGCGCGGTGGCCTACCAGGGACGCGCGGCGTGCTTCGACGCGAGCAACGGCAACGCGCTCTGGTCGCGCGAGTTCTCGAGCAGCGCGGGCATGGACCGTGACACGCGCTTTGTCTACATCACGGACGACAAGGACGCGGTCCACGCGCTGGATGCCGGCAGCGGCGCGAGCGCCTGGAAACAGGATGCGCTGGCGCGGCGAATGGTGTCGCGCCCGCTTGTCGCGGGCAATTTCGTCGCCGTGGGCGACAGGGAAGGTTACGTGCACCTGCTCGACCGCGAGAGCGGTGCCTTCGCGGCGCGAGCACGCGCCGACGACAGCGCGATCGTTGCCGATCCGCGCCGCTTCGGTGCACAGGGTTTTGTCATCCAGACGCGTGACGGCAACGTCCGCGTCTTTGAGGTCCGCTAG
- the rlmN gene encoding 23S rRNA (adenine(2503)-C(2))-methyltransferase RlmN encodes MLTPVNLLDFDVDGLVNWFAERGEKPFRARQVMRWMHRFGETDFGNMTDVAKSLRAKLAEEACIRAPCAIRDSVSADGTRKWLLDVGSANAVEAVFIPETNRGTLCISSQAGCALDCAFCSTGKQGFNRNLSAAEIIGQLWLANKLLGGSASPAGSKDGDGEPDNGRVISNVVMMGMGEPLANFDNVVTALRLMLDDHAYGLSRRRVTVSTSGIVPAMDRLRDECPVALAVSLHAPDDALRDRLVPINRKYPLRQLMAACQRYLERAPRDFVTFEYVMLDGINDSDAHARALVELVRDVPCKFNLIPFNPFPNSGFDRSSTERIRRFGGILIDAGIVTTTRKTRGDDVNAACGQLAGQVQDRSRRTVRLVKSMEGR; translated from the coding sequence ATGCTTACACCGGTCAACCTGCTCGATTTCGACGTCGACGGTCTCGTCAACTGGTTCGCTGAACGGGGCGAGAAGCCTTTTCGTGCGCGTCAGGTGATGCGCTGGATGCACCGTTTCGGCGAAACCGATTTCGGCAACATGACCGACGTGGCGAAGAGCCTGCGCGCGAAGCTCGCCGAAGAGGCCTGCATCCGGGCGCCCTGCGCGATCCGCGATTCGGTGTCGGCCGACGGGACGCGCAAATGGCTGCTCGATGTCGGCAGCGCGAACGCGGTCGAAGCGGTGTTCATTCCCGAGACCAACCGCGGCACATTGTGCATCTCGTCGCAAGCCGGCTGCGCCCTCGACTGCGCGTTCTGCTCGACCGGCAAGCAGGGCTTCAACCGCAACCTCTCGGCGGCCGAGATCATCGGCCAGCTGTGGCTCGCGAACAAGCTCCTCGGCGGCAGCGCGTCGCCGGCAGGTTCGAAGGACGGAGACGGCGAGCCCGACAACGGCCGTGTCATCAGCAACGTCGTGATGATGGGGATGGGCGAACCGCTCGCGAACTTCGACAATGTCGTCACTGCGCTGCGGCTGATGCTCGACGATCACGCATACGGACTGTCGCGCCGCCGCGTGACGGTGTCGACGTCGGGAATCGTTCCGGCGATGGATCGCCTGCGCGACGAATGTCCGGTCGCGCTGGCGGTGTCGCTGCATGCGCCGGATGATGCGTTGCGCGACCGCCTGGTGCCGATCAATCGCAAATATCCGTTGCGCCAGCTGATGGCGGCGTGCCAGCGCTACCTCGAACGGGCGCCGCGCGACTTCGTGACCTTCGAATACGTCATGCTCGACGGCATCAATGACTCGGACGCGCATGCGCGCGCGCTCGTCGAACTGGTGCGCGACGTGCCGTGCAAGTTCAACCTGATCCCGTTCAACCCTTTCCCGAATTCCGGCTTCGATCGTTCCTCGACTGAACGCATCCGGCGCTTTGGCGGGATCCTGATCGACGCGGGCATCGTCACGACGACCCGCAAGACGCGCGGCGACGACGTGAACGCGGCCTGCGGGCAGCTCGCGGGACAAGTGCAGGACCGGTCGCGGCGCACGGTCAGGCTGGTGAAGTCGATGGAGGGGCGCTGA